DNA sequence from the Oncorhynchus clarkii lewisi isolate Uvic-CL-2024 chromosome 9, UVic_Ocla_1.0, whole genome shotgun sequence genome:
ATTATACCTGTATGCTTTAATTCACACAACAATTACAAAATGACAAATTACTAAATCAAATACACAGCGCCATGGCTTTTCAGCAGACCGATTATTTTATTTAATAGCCAAATGCAACGCAGAATAAGCAATAGTTGAGTAGTTCTGATTTGGGGCACTGAGTTGATGGTGTACTGCTTGATGTAAGTCTGACTTATATCTGTCTGattctgacctctaacctctgtctttAGTTGAGGAGAGGCAGcgcaggagacagggactggacACTCAGGGAGGGACTTTTGGGACTCTCGATTCCTTGCAGGAGACCTTCCACAAGATCCACTGTGTCACAGGGGAGGAGGACCTGCACAAGCTGGTGGGGACCTTCATTCAGAGTGAGTCACAAAGCATTGTCTCCTCAGCAAAGGAGCACCTCTTAACTTCAAAATAATCGCATTTACTACTTTATTATGGAAATATGATAAGGAAATATGCCGTCCTCATATTTTAGGCCctctagagcacatatgtcagagtcaaggcccgcgggccacatccggcccgcaagaaggttttttacggcccctgggatgatcttgatttattattagaaccggcccgcagcaagccggcagcccgcagatcttttacgcgcaccaatactacatttcccacaatgcaaaggtgacgcaccgagcagtaggctgcttcatttcaatatttattggcacagcagtcgtcagcatcacagtaaaattaactttcagatacccatcaaaaatggcaaaacggaaggtggatactgagaaccgggggtttcaaacaaggtgggagtcggagtatatgttcacgaaggtagctggaaaacctgtgtgtcttctgtgtggagaaagtgtggcggtactgaaagagtataatctgagagacattatgaaacgaaacacgcggacaaaaacaagaatatggacatggaacaaaggctacaaaaggcagaggaattaaaacgaggcctcaaatctcgacaggctctgttcaaaaaagccaaatcacaaggccaggctgctgtcaaggccagttttattttggcagaagagatcgctaaatcagcccggccatttacggagggggatttcatcaaaaactgcatgattaaagtttgtgacgaagtttgcccagaaaaaaggcaactctttttaaatgtgagtctgagcagaaacaccattgccgagagagtagaccagttgtccatcaatctaaaagagcagcttgtgaaaaagggaaaagattttattgcatattccttggctgtggatgagagcaccgacatttctgacattgcccagttgtcaattttcatccgcggagtggactccaacctaagcgtgacagaggagtttttggctttacgtcctatgcatggcacaactacggggcatgatttgtatgaagaggtgtcaagatgtgtaaatgagatggagctgccttgggaaaaactcgtgggtttgacaaccgacggagcacctgcgatgtgtggacacaggagcggactggtggcgaagatacgggaaaagatgcaagaggaaaacgcgacaggtgagctgacagcttatcattgtatcatacaccaggaagcgttgtgcggtaaagccttgaaaatggagcatgtaatgagcatcatcacgcgcacagttaactttatcagagccaaaggtttgaatcaccgccagttcaaggcatttctgacggagttagaaacggagcatggtgatttgccttatcacacagaggtgcgatggctaagccagggaaaggtgcttcaaagatgtttcgagcttcgtgaggagatttgtctgttcttggacagcaaagggaaagacacaacacaactccgagacgaaatgtttctgtgtgaaatggcttttctgtgtgacattacgagtcatctgaatgcaataaacttgcagctgcagggtcgggatcgtgtcatctctgatatgtacagtacagtgaaggcatttaaaaccaaactgactctgtgggagacgcagatgcggaaagaaaatttgagccactttcccagctgccagaccatgaaagagaagctctctaccagtgcgttcccgagcacacagttggctgataaaataggtatgcttgccgctgactttcgacgccgatttgctgactttgaagcacaaaaaagcaggttggaactgctcggtaacccatttgctgttgacgtggaaagctcaccaccaaacctccaaatggagttgattgacctccaatgcaatgatgcactgagggcaaaatatgcggcagtgggtgctgcggagttcgcccgtttcctccccggcacaatgccccagctgcgcatccaggctgctcaaacgttgtctatgtttggcagcacatacctgtgtgaacaactgttttctttgatgaacctgaacaaaacatcacacagaagtcgacttactgctgaacacctccactcaattctgaggatttcttcagctcagagccttaccccgaacattgatgaacttgtggaaaagatgggacaccaccaagtatcaccctcaacctcaaacaagtgaacattactgtgcaatcacatatttagagtttttactcagttcaagtttaaaagttaaaatttaatatttgttttcactgcatgttacttctccttaaacaaagtgttgtttttgattaatagatttttgcactttatttttttgtattttctttccaATTATAtcttaaaaatatttcagttgagtggatgatagaaaattgctattattgttttttctttgaagtaaatttagcccacttttgctaaaatagaaaatatagtctactgatggtgccttgaataccggtttctttcatttaatgttcatgttatggggatatttatataaaggaaatttgtcttttgtgtctgttgaaaattaaagattactgacagagccataagaaaatattgctttatttatctgatcatattgtaatatatttgttaggttttcagtaggttcaattaggttcactagactatatgcgtcatttaaaattttttcaatgaacattcgaacagtccggccctcgtcttgtagctgatttttttatttggccctccgtccatttgactttgacacccctgctctagagtATGCTCCTTAACTCTCAAACTACcaacatattttacatacatGGATTATTACCTAGAACATTTAATGTGCAGAATTTTTCAAAAGTATAATCCACATTAGTAATAAAAGGCAAATTTACAACCATTTGATTGTAGTATCATTTCGTTTTTTAGAATTTTGAAGTACATATTAACATTGCCATATTTATGTTTGTAAAAACCAACATTTGAAAGAGCCTATACTTAATGTTATTGACAAAAAGTGAATGATCCGGAGAGATGGCTTAGTTTTCTTTATTTACTTACCCCCCAGCCAACATTAGAATTGCTGCTTGTGTAACAATGGGAGTGGTAGGGCCTATGGCAGAATGCTTCAAAAAGCAAGTGAAACCCTCAAATTCACTTCCAACCAAATGTTGTAGCAACCAAAATACCATAACAAGTTGCAAATATAGAATATTGGACGGTATTATATGAATGCTTGTATTTATATAACATTTTCCAGGAGGGTATTGTATGAATTCTGGTATTTCTATAACATTTTCCATAAAAACGAATTTTTCGTAGAATACACACCAAtacgcggcaggtagcctagcggttaagagcgttgggctagtaactgaaagttctctggttcgaatccctgcaGCCAACTAGGtggaaaatctgtcgatgtgcccttgagcaaggcacttaaccccaattgctATGGGGTTAAGTGTAATAAATGTAATACAGCACTGTGCAAATTCAGAAGGTTGCTGGTTTCTGTAATTACAGTTCTACCAAGTATTCACAGCACTGACAGACTTCTATGAGCTGTTTTGACTGCAACTAAGCATATAACTAATTTAGATTTTGTACACGGTCATACCTAGTAGTTATAACTATAAGCGAGTACATAATGTGATCTGTTTATCCGGTCAAGATCGCTCCACCCTCTGAGGATATGTATGACTTGATATTATGAACAAGTTGATTGACAAATTTGAAAAATTTAATGAACCACCTTTAGGCTacgataaaaaaaatatatcccagTTGGTAGTTTGAGGGTTGAACAAGGTCTGTGTTGACACAAGAGGCCATCTAagatctattctgttatatttgtAACTGTGAAAAATACCTTTTGTGTTTCTGCATCCTACAGTTGAAGACAAGAACTTTGCTTTGCTAAACTTTGTTAACGAACAGAACAACAAAGCCGAGACCTTGAAGGACGAAATCAACCAGGTCTGTATGAAATTGAAACTACATGCATGTCTACCTTTGAAATAAGTCATTTCTTTGGATGTTGTGCTTTAATGCACACATTAAACTATAGGGCACCTTCCTTTCTATTTGGATACTTTGTTAAATGTAGCCAACTAATTGAaggggtgtgtgcatgtgtgagttctacgtgtgtgtattattgtgcatTCATGTGTCCATTAGGTGCCTCTTCTACTTTTGTGTTCAACCtgatctcagagcatttcatattattctattttagtatgatatgttacgtttcgtatggtatgtattaatttatgaatgtccatcacccattttgtatgatacattatgaattacaatttgtataatgtttacaaatttgcaaaacgtatgatatgttacaaattctagcGAAGTGGGGagcgttagctagctggctaggggttaagtttaggagttagctaaaagggttaggggaagggttagctaacatgctaagtagttgaaaagttgctaaatagctaaaatgctaaagttgtccgtgatgagattgtCCGTTATGTGCCtacccatccaccccgaccaaccaccatagtttcgtttttgccttaactacctgtcttatgtaaccataccaaacgtaacatatcatactaatttgagtgttccagatttacatttactatgttacatctagtctatgagaccaggcagttgtgttttggtgtgtgtgtgtgtcacagatcCGCTGTGAGATGGAGGTGGTTTCCAGAGAGGAGCGCAGACAGCATGAGGAGCGCAGGGTCGTGCTTCGGGGGGTCAGTGTGCAGCAGCAGGCCACAGAGCAGCAGATGGGGGGCTACCAGCAACGCATCACCTCAGTGGGCAAGATCCTCAACCAGCTGAAGACAGGTATGGATGGGAAAGAATGGTTTGTTTTGTTTCAGCCCAGTACTATCTACATCTTACGGCTATGACTTCCCTTCCTGTGGAGGCCTTAATAAGCTACTTACTATGACTGTTGGTAATTATACTactataactaatataactattactactaacTTACTATTTTCTTCAAATTCAACTAAATCAAGTTAGTGctgggctgtaacaaaatgtgcaccTCCTGGTGGTCTTGTCTCTCATTGCAGTGAAGAGACTCACCGAGTGCCAGTTTCTTTCTGCTTCTTTAGACAACCAGATTGAGAAGAACCATAAATTCTTCTTGTGTGTTTCCGTGCACCAGGAATAGACCGTGTGTGCCACAACATAGACTGTGACCGGTCAGTGATCGAAGACAAGTTAGGCTCCTCGACCGGGATCCGGGACAGCACCGTTATGACTTACCTGGGATTGGTGGAGCGCAGGACCAACGAGCTGCTGACTTTGCAGTCTTTCCTCAGCTCCAAGGTTATTTAAAATGCATCCATCCCTCCTTCATTACTTCTCTGGATTGAAAATGGATCCGATAGGACTGGATTGATGAAAGCTATTGTAATGTAGTGGAaacctactactactatcaaattGTGTCAGATCAGGGATAGGCTACATCagtggagggagggtggaagtATGGATTTTAGAAGTGAACAGAGCCTCAGTGAAGTGTTGCCCTTGAAACATTTTATGTTGTTCTCTGTCTCCGCTCCAGGACCTTGATAAAGATTACAATCCTAGAATGGTTGCCAGGCACCTCCTAGGACAAAGTCCACCACTGCCTAGGCAAAACAAAACGGTTGAGCCTCCCACTTCtgggtatgtctgtgtgtgtgtgtgtgttcaatataGAAGCTGCTACATCTAATGCCGGAAAGGGATGCCAATGAACAGTGGCAAGTTTGTTTCCAATCCTGTAACAATAACCTATAAAATACATGTGGTTCTGTTTCTGAAATATATCCCTGACGATGCAGTTATATCCACTTTGCAgctcatgtttttttgttttacctgTTCTGCAGCTTAGAGAAACTTTTTAACCAGCCCAACTGTATTCACAACCTTGCCGGAGGACAAACTAGTGTGTTAGTCCAGGGCATAGTGTGCTATTTTAAGAGCCTATTTTAGGAGTAGGACCTACATTTTCATTTTTTCTCACGTTCATAAGGAAATAGTAAGTGAATGCAATACTTGGAAGTGTGTTAACCATAGAAATTTAACTTCTAGTTGAACTTTATGGTGGTAATGTAAGACTACTACTATTTTAGGGATGACAATGACCCAGAGGAGTCCCTGCTAACAGACCAGGTGAAGCCCCTCTCCAAGGACGAGCTGCTCCCGCTGGTAATGACGAGGGTGAGGCTTTCCCTTCAATCAACATGGACCACCACAACCATATAGCCGGAGATGGCCTACCTGACTCTAGTTTAACCCTCAATTGGTAGCAAAATAGTGTCCACAATTCAGAAATATCATCCATACCTGATCATTGTTATTGTAATACTATGAGTTGATAACATTCTGAATTTCCTACCGCACACATAACAAAATACGGTCTCATTGGGTTGTTTTCTGCCAGATGCAGAGGAAGGCAAGGATCGTCCGACCAGAGGTCCGAAAATCAGCCTCCAAACTCAGCGTTGTGGCCAGCAGAATCCACCATGGCTCCTTAGGACTCTGAACTCATCATCGCTTTATGAATATTGATTGGACACACACAAGGAAATAGTTTATTGACC
Encoded proteins:
- the LOC139417251 gene encoding outer dynein arm-docking complex subunit 1-like, translated to MPRRRSACSVNSDSSEIDIDLLAETELSKLQRQFRIMEGDRQAYTVESQDLIRRQLREIQRLHGEREELLRSLRVSESPFRCSDDADATQNLSSMLVYRDRVVEQLDSEQGKMAYLRQEILTWESKLAGQRRGSTTCHSQKSEANQTQKNSLILENKLDRGRVRFNKLLAKNGQLREELKILHVERKQFLHLYCRMERELQEIRKDIRDMMAQSTAAFEARVEARCKRMLLKEKKVKDLTQYGTEVSELQRVISHDHRLKTFMSIKGNECSSQEEGQDLSRRQVEERQRRRQGLDTQGGTFGTLDSLQETFHKIHCVTGEEDLHKLVGTFIQIEDKNFALLNFVNEQNNKAETLKDEINQIRCEMEVVSREERRQHEERRVVLRGVSVQQQATEQQMGGYQQRITSVGKILNQLKTGIDRVCHNIDCDRSVIEDKLGSSTGIRDSTVMTYLGLVERRTNELLTLQSFLSSKDLDKDYNPRMVARHLLGQSPPLPRQNKTVEPPTSGDDNDPEESLLTDQVKPLSKDELLPLVMTRMQRKARIVRPEVRKSASKLSVVASRIHHGSLGL